The proteins below are encoded in one region of Pacificitalea manganoxidans:
- a CDS encoding acyl-CoA thioesterase, translating into MYPLIRLAWHSLRARQMPTLPLGGTHVSHHYCMPWDLDPWWELNNGRTLTLYDLGRIPLATRTGLVGMLRRHRWGLTVAGVSMRYRKRITMFMRFEMRSRLIGMDDRFIYLDQSMWKDGTCLGQGLYRGAVIRKGGMVPTAELRAAMLDELGEDTAIPTLPDWVRAWIAAEAERPWPPESTLGAGS; encoded by the coding sequence ATGTATCCCCTGATCCGCCTTGCGTGGCACAGCCTGCGCGCCCGCCAAATGCCCACGCTGCCGCTAGGCGGCACCCATGTGTCGCATCACTACTGCATGCCATGGGATCTGGACCCGTGGTGGGAGTTGAACAACGGACGCACGCTGACGCTTTACGATCTGGGCCGCATCCCGCTGGCGACCCGGACCGGACTTGTCGGTATGCTGCGGCGCCATCGCTGGGGTCTGACCGTGGCAGGTGTGTCGATGCGGTATCGCAAGCGGATCACGATGTTCATGCGCTTTGAAATGCGCTCTCGCCTGATCGGGATGGACGACCGGTTCATCTATCTCGACCAATCGATGTGGAAGGACGGCACCTGTCTGGGCCAAGGGCTTTACCGGGGCGCGGTGATCCGAAAAGGCGGCATGGTTCCCACCGCCGAATTGCGCGCCGCGATGCTAGACGAACTGGGCGAAGACACGGCCATCCCGACCCTGCCCGACTGGGTTCGCGCATGGATCGCCGCCGAAGCGGAACGCCCTTGGCCGCCAGAAAGCACGCTCGGCGCGGGCTCCTGA
- a CDS encoding C40 family peptidase, translating into MSAPAIPTDRRLLPANGRVAATWLDGHVTSDRFVEGTPARVARPVLDLCAAPEDARARQMLRGEAVTVYETREGWCFVQRACDGYVGYVSQDALGTGEPPTHRVATPATHLYPAPDMKRRELAWLSFGSQLRVVSASGDFYELDDGSFVPRPHLRPINRPFRDPVTVAQLHFGVPYLWGGNSTAGIDCSGLVQAALLAAGLDCPGDSDQQAATLGALLAEDAPLRRGDLLFWKGHVAMAVDGEILIHANAHHMGVAYEPVAEAVERIAAAGDGPVTARRRL; encoded by the coding sequence GTGAGTGCGCCCGCTATCCCCACCGATCGTCGCCTGCTGCCTGCCAATGGTCGCGTTGCGGCGACATGGCTTGATGGGCATGTCACCTCCGACAGGTTTGTCGAAGGCACGCCCGCGCGCGTGGCCCGGCCTGTGCTAGACCTCTGTGCAGCGCCGGAGGACGCGCGCGCGCGTCAGATGCTGCGGGGCGAGGCGGTAACGGTGTATGAAACGCGCGAAGGCTGGTGTTTCGTGCAGCGGGCATGTGATGGCTATGTCGGCTATGTGTCGCAGGACGCGCTGGGCACGGGCGAGCCGCCCACACACCGGGTCGCGACCCCTGCGACGCATCTCTACCCTGCCCCCGACATGAAGCGCCGCGAACTGGCATGGCTGTCCTTTGGCAGTCAGTTGCGGGTGGTGTCGGCCTCGGGCGATTTCTACGAACTGGACGATGGCAGTTTCGTGCCGCGTCCGCATCTGCGTCCGATCAACCGCCCGTTCCGCGATCCGGTCACGGTAGCGCAACTGCATTTTGGCGTGCCCTATCTGTGGGGCGGCAATTCGACCGCCGGTATCGATTGTTCGGGGTTGGTGCAGGCGGCGCTGTTGGCGGCGGGGCTGGACTGTCCGGGCGACAGCGATCAGCAGGCGGCCACGCTGGGGGCATTGCTGGCGGAGGACGCGCCGCTGCGTCGGGGCGATTTGCTGTTCTGGAAAGGCCATGTGGCAATGGCGGTGGATGGCGAGATCCTGATCCACGCCAATGCGCATCATATGGGCGTGGCCTATGAGCCGGTCGCTGAAGCAGTGGAACGGATCGCGGCGGCGGGCGACGGCCCGGTGACCGCGCGTCGGCGGCTCTGA
- the recQ gene encoding DNA helicase RecQ produces the protein MTQQATASPAPGTETDPSRLLRQIFGFDGFRPGQEEIVEAVTAGRNTLAIMPTGGGKSLCFQLPALCREGVTVVISPLIALMRDQVRGLREAGVAAGALTSGNTDEETAEVFAALDAGALKLLYMAPERLAAAGAVNMLRRIGVSLIAVDEAHCVSQWGHDFRPDYLRIGELRRDLNVPLAAFTATADEETRAEIVTRLFDGEQPQSFLRGFDRPNIHLAFTAKDQPRRQILDFAAARKGRSGIVYCGTRAKTEGLARALEEAGHSAAAYHGGMEPDQRRMVEARFQSEDGLIVVATVAFGMGVDKPDIRWVAHADLPKSIEAYYQEIGRAGRDGAPAETLTLYGPDDIRLRRSQIDESLAPPERRMADHGRLNALLGLAEALGCRRQKLLGYFGEDSTPCGYCDHCDRPPETFDGTQAVRMALSAILRTGEYFGSGHLIDILLGTETDKVRARGHEALPTFGVGQEWDRRQWQAIFRQMMGLDLVRPDRERHGALRMTDSARPVLRDEEKVTLRRDTLTRSRDRRPAVKALVSEEDAPLMSALKAKRRALAEAGSVPAYMVFTDRTLIEMAETRPATLDDMARIGGVGAKKLERYGAEFLAIIAGEAAADERVHPARRALAGRDAGALYDRLQAAGRDLVRGPDGTDKPMSLNATTLRQVAERRPATLAEMERMLGAARAERFGPAFLDVLAEG, from the coding sequence ATGACGCAGCAGGCCACGGCATCCCCGGCCCCCGGAACCGAGACGGACCCGTCCCGGCTGTTGCGCCAGATCTTTGGCTTTGACGGGTTCCGCCCCGGTCAGGAAGAGATCGTCGAAGCGGTGACCGCAGGCCGCAATACGCTGGCCATCATGCCCACGGGCGGCGGCAAATCCCTGTGCTTCCAGCTGCCCGCCCTGTGCCGCGAGGGCGTGACTGTCGTGATTTCGCCCTTGATCGCCCTGATGCGCGATCAGGTGCGGGGCCTGCGCGAGGCGGGCGTGGCAGCAGGGGCGCTGACCTCTGGCAATACCGACGAGGAAACGGCAGAGGTCTTTGCCGCGCTCGACGCGGGCGCGCTGAAGTTGCTGTATATGGCGCCGGAGCGGCTGGCCGCGGCGGGGGCGGTGAATATGCTGCGCCGTATCGGGGTGTCGCTGATCGCCGTGGACGAGGCGCATTGCGTCAGCCAATGGGGCCATGACTTCCGCCCCGATTACCTGCGTATCGGCGAATTGCGCCGGGATCTGAACGTGCCGCTCGCGGCCTTCACCGCCACGGCGGATGAGGAAACCCGCGCCGAGATCGTCACCCGGCTGTTTGACGGGGAGCAGCCGCAATCGTTTCTGCGTGGCTTTGACCGGCCCAATATCCATCTGGCGTTTACCGCCAAGGATCAGCCACGGCGGCAGATCCTCGACTTTGCCGCTGCGCGCAAGGGCCGGTCAGGCATCGTCTATTGCGGCACCCGCGCCAAGACCGAGGGTCTGGCCCGTGCGCTGGAGGAGGCCGGGCACAGTGCGGCGGCCTATCACGGCGGCATGGAGCCCGATCAGCGCCGCATGGTGGAGGCGCGGTTTCAGTCCGAGGATGGCTTGATCGTCGTCGCCACCGTTGCCTTCGGCATGGGGGTCGACAAGCCTGACATCCGCTGGGTCGCCCATGCCGATCTGCCCAAATCCATCGAAGCCTATTATCAGGAGATCGGCCGCGCGGGCCGTGATGGCGCGCCGGCGGAGACGCTGACGCTATACGGGCCGGACGACATTCGCCTGCGCCGGTCCCAGATCGACGAAAGCCTCGCCCCGCCGGAGCGGCGGATGGCCGATCACGGGCGGCTCAATGCATTGCTGGGGCTGGCGGAGGCGCTGGGCTGTCGGCGGCAGAAGCTGCTCGGTTATTTCGGCGAGGACAGCACGCCCTGCGGCTATTGCGACCATTGCGACCGCCCACCGGAGACATTCGACGGCACGCAGGCGGTGCGCATGGCGCTGTCGGCGATCCTGCGGACGGGCGAATATTTCGGCTCCGGTCACCTGATCGACATTCTACTGGGCACCGAGACCGACAAGGTGCGCGCGCGGGGGCATGAAGCCTTGCCGACCTTTGGTGTCGGGCAGGAGTGGGACCGGCGGCAGTGGCAGGCGATCTTCCGGCAGATGATGGGTCTGGATCTGGTGCGGCCGGACCGGGAGCGGCACGGCGCGCTGCGGATGACCGACTCTGCGCGTCCCGTGCTGCGCGATGAGGAAAAGGTGACCCTGCGCCGTGATACGCTGACCCGCTCGCGGGACCGGCGACCTGCGGTCAAGGCGCTGGTGTCGGAGGAGGACGCGCCGCTGATGTCGGCGCTGAAGGCCAAACGCCGCGCGCTGGCGGAGGCGGGATCAGTCCCGGCTTATATGGTCTTCACCGATCGCACGCTGATCGAGATGGCCGAAACCCGGCCCGCCACGCTGGATGACATGGCGCGGATCGGCGGTGTCGGGGCCAAGAAGCTGGAACGCTACGGCGCGGAGTTTCTGGCCATTATCGCGGGCGAGGCGGCTGCGGACGAACGGGTTCATCCGGCGCGGCGGGCGCTGGCGGGGCGGGACGCCGGGGCGCTTTATGACCGGTTGCAGGCTGCCGGGCGCGATCTGGTGCGTGGCCCCGATGGCACCGATAAGCCGATGTCACTAAACGCCACCACCCTGCGGCAAGTGGCCGAACGGCGTCCGGCCACACTGGCCGAGATGGAGCGTATGCTGGGTGCGGCGCGGGCCGAACGGTTTGGTCCCGCCTT
- a CDS encoding carbonic anhydrase encodes MTIAKPLPSYLVNRYHGWRATTYAENKSWHRRLAEDGQRPRFMVIACCDSRVDIPAVLGATTGDIFLHRNIANLIPPFEPDGEKHGTSAAIEYAVNFLKVAHIIIVAHSDCGGVKGCHDMCAGDAPEFEQKTSFIGRWLDILRPGYERVSTVEDRGARLTALEQQSVIVSLENLAKFPFVEKAMAEETLTLHGMWFDIGEGRLESYDSEMDSFYPV; translated from the coding sequence ATGACCATCGCCAAACCCCTGCCATCCTATCTTGTGAACCGCTACCATGGCTGGCGCGCCACGACCTATGCGGAAAACAAGAGCTGGCACCGCCGTTTGGCCGAAGATGGCCAGCGCCCGCGTTTCATGGTCATCGCCTGCTGTGACAGCCGGGTCGACATCCCCGCGGTGCTGGGCGCGACCACCGGCGACATCTTTCTGCATCGCAACATCGCCAACCTGATTCCTCCGTTCGAGCCCGATGGCGAGAAGCACGGCACCTCGGCGGCCATCGAATACGCCGTCAATTTCCTGAAAGTCGCGCATATCATCATCGTCGCACATTCCGATTGCGGCGGCGTAAAGGGGTGCCATGACATGTGCGCGGGCGATGCGCCCGAGTTCGAGCAGAAAACCAGCTTCATCGGGCGTTGGCTCGACATCCTGCGCCCCGGCTACGAGCGGGTTTCGACCGTCGAGGATCGCGGCGCACGGCTGACCGCGCTGGAACAGCAATCGGTGATCGTGTCGCTTGAAAACCTTGCGAAGTTCCCCTTCGTCGAAAAGGCGATGGCCGAAGAGACCCTGACCCTGCACGGCATGTGGTTCGACATCGGCGAAGGCCGTCTGGAAAGCTACGACAGCGAAATGGACAGCTTCTACCCGGTCTAA
- a CDS encoding YggT family protein has protein sequence MIMIYQLLMLLLNVAFFIMLAHVIMSWLLNFNVLNYRQSVVMSIWDGLNKLLEPVYRPIRRILPDTGPLDLAPLIAFLIVIALRDIILPGIFFR, from the coding sequence ATGATCATGATCTACCAACTGCTGATGCTGCTGCTCAACGTGGCGTTCTTCATCATGCTGGCGCATGTGATCATGAGCTGGTTGCTCAATTTCAACGTGCTGAATTATCGTCAGTCAGTCGTGATGTCGATCTGGGACGGGCTGAATAAGCTGCTGGAGCCGGTCTATCGCCCGATCCGCCGCATCCTGCCCGACACCGGACCGCTGGATCTGGCGCCGCTGATCGCGTTTTTGATCGTGATCGCGCTGCGCGACATCATCCTGCCCGGCATCTTCTTTCGTTAA
- a CDS encoding DUF2794 domain-containing protein codes for MNLQPPSPFPNQRPPEQVAFHRTELGLILGLYGRMVAAGEWRDYGISNLRDVAVFSIFRRTAEQPLYRIEKRPRLRLKQGMYAVIGMDGQILKRGHDLKAVLRVLERKLIRVVE; via the coding sequence ATGAACCTGCAACCGCCCTCTCCCTTCCCCAATCAGCGCCCCCCGGAACAGGTGGCGTTCCATCGCACTGAACTGGGCCTGATCCTCGGACTATACGGGCGCATGGTGGCGGCGGGCGAATGGCGCGATTACGGCATTTCGAACCTGCGCGACGTCGCGGTGTTCTCCATCTTCCGCCGCACCGCCGAACAGCCGCTCTACCGGATCGAGAAACGCCCCCGGCTTCGGCTGAAGCAGGGGATGTATGCGGTGATCGGCATGGATGGCCAAATCCTCAAACGCGGCCATGACCTGAAAGCCGTGCTGCGGGTGCTGGAGCGTAAGCTGATCCGCGTCGTCGAATAG
- a CDS encoding leucyl aminopeptidase family protein: MPLTFVIADDATIPLHLLTPEDLDAWCAAQDASVGDWIARHGFTAAAGEALLCPASGGPVAVAGWGSPAQRVRGRFHLARAAQALPAGSYALQSGAVVDALAPEQLSAEALGWLLGGYGFDRYRAQTVPQARLVAPEGVDAARLEAIAAGEALTRDLINTPAADMGPEALEAAARALATEFGAAIEATVGGDLLERNFPMIHAVGRAAAQAPRLLDLRWGTAGPKLTLVGKGVCFDTGGLNLKSGASMGLMKKDMGGAAAVLGLARMIMALNLPLQLRVLVPAVENSVSANSFRPQDILTSRKGLTVEINNTDAEGRLVLADALALADEERPDLLISMATLTGAARVAVGPDLSPYFTGDEMLAAALESGAVAAADPVWRMPFHDPYETMIEPGIADLDNAPKGGFAGAITAALFLRRFVTDSPSYTHFDIYGWNPTAAPGRTKGGAGMATRALLEALPQVLSL, from the coding sequence ATGCCCCTGACATTTGTGATCGCGGATGACGCCACGATTCCGCTGCACCTGCTGACCCCCGAGGATCTGGACGCGTGGTGCGCGGCCCAAGATGCCAGCGTCGGCGACTGGATCGCGCGGCATGGTTTTACTGCTGCGGCGGGAGAGGCGCTGCTCTGCCCTGCTTCGGGCGGGCCTGTCGCTGTCGCAGGGTGGGGAAGCCCGGCGCAACGGGTGCGCGGACGCTTCCATCTGGCGCGGGCGGCGCAGGCGCTGCCTGCGGGCAGCTACGCGCTCCAATCGGGCGCGGTGGTCGATGCGTTGGCGCCCGAGCAACTGTCGGCGGAGGCGCTGGGCTGGCTGCTGGGCGGATACGGGTTTGACCGCTACCGGGCACAGACGGTGCCGCAGGCGCGGCTGGTGGCGCCCGAAGGTGTCGATGCCGCACGGCTGGAGGCGATCGCGGCGGGCGAGGCACTGACCCGCGATCTGATCAACACCCCTGCCGCCGATATGGGGCCGGAGGCATTGGAGGCTGCGGCCCGCGCGCTGGCAACAGAATTCGGCGCGGCGATTGAGGCGACGGTCGGCGGGGATCTGTTGGAGCGGAACTTCCCCATGATCCACGCCGTGGGCCGGGCTGCGGCACAGGCACCCCGGCTGCTGGATCTGCGCTGGGGCACGGCGGGGCCGAAGCTGACGCTGGTGGGCAAAGGCGTGTGTTTCGACACGGGCGGTCTGAACCTGAAATCGGGCGCCTCGATGGGCCTGATGAAAAAGGACATGGGCGGCGCGGCGGCGGTGCTGGGACTGGCGCGGATGATCATGGCGCTGAACCTGCCGCTGCAATTGCGGGTGCTGGTGCCTGCGGTTGAAAATTCGGTCTCTGCCAACAGCTTCCGCCCGCAGGATATCCTGACCTCGCGCAAGGGGCTGACGGTCGAGATCAACAATACCGATGCCGAGGGGCGTCTTGTGCTGGCCGATGCGCTGGCCTTGGCCGATGAGGAACGGCCCGACCTGCTAATTTCGATGGCGACGCTGACCGGCGCGGCGCGGGTCGCGGTGGGGCCGGATCTGTCGCCCTATTTCACCGGGGACGAGATGCTGGCGGCCGCGCTGGAAAGCGGCGCGGTCGCGGCTGCTGACCCGGTCTGGCGCATGCCTTTCCATGACCCCTATGAGACGATGATCGAACCGGGAATCGCCGATCTGGACAACGCGCCGAAGGGTGGGTTTGCGGGCGCGATCACGGCGGCGCTGTTTCTGCGCCGCTTCGTCACCGACAGCCCCAGCTACACCCATTTCGACATCTATGGCTGGAACCCCACCGCCGCGCCGGGCCGGACCAAGGGCGGTGCGGGCATGGCGACCCGCGCGCTGTTGGAGGCGCTGCCGCAGGTGTTGTCGCTGTGA
- a CDS encoding tetratricopeptide repeat protein translates to MSTLVMAVGLVVPPGGGAQAQTAPAGDALAQTRSDVQVDAEVLAQAQAAARADAMRAGTAGLAGAYLAARNASGHNDYAAAARYYAQALELDPGNPLLLESAILAYAGMGKIERAVPVATDLVELGLDSQIANMILLADDLGAGRFEQALDALRGDRSVGPLVDGLSQAWLEVALGDLDAAMEAFDASTRSTGLDAFGAYHKGLAQAVEGNFEAADAILSGDEGAAPPLTRRGVIAHVQVLSQLGRNDEAIALIAESFGPDMDPGIGQMLAKLEAGETLPFDLLRDGEDGLAEVFYSVASALRGEASDSYTLLYSRVAEHLRANFTDAYLLTGALLDAQDRHDLAINAYARVSPTDPSYHIAEIGRAEALRAGGDPDGAIAVLRQLALTRPDLTSVHITLGDMLRSEERYADAVTSYDRAIDLLDQPEPGHWIVFYARGIANERTGHWPQAEADLRRALELNPGQPQVQNYLGYSFLEKGDNIEEAMELIEQAVAARPDDGYITDSLGWGLYLLGDYDQAIGLMERAAELMPVDPIVNDHLGDVLWAVGRKTEAEFQWHRALSFDPEPEDATRIRRKLEVGLDAVLAEEGEEPLSTAQRAD, encoded by the coding sequence GTGTCCACGCTTGTGATGGCGGTCGGGTTGGTTGTGCCGCCGGGCGGTGGCGCACAGGCACAGACGGCCCCGGCGGGCGACGCGCTGGCCCAGACCCGCAGCGACGTGCAGGTCGACGCCGAGGTTCTGGCACAGGCGCAGGCCGCTGCGCGGGCCGATGCCATGCGCGCTGGCACTGCTGGACTGGCGGGGGCCTATCTCGCGGCGCGGAATGCGAGCGGTCATAACGACTACGCCGCCGCTGCGCGCTACTACGCGCAGGCGCTGGAATTGGACCCCGGCAATCCGCTGCTGCTGGAAAGCGCGATCCTTGCCTATGCCGGCATGGGCAAGATCGAGCGCGCCGTGCCTGTGGCCACCGATCTGGTGGAGCTGGGACTGGACAGCCAGATCGCCAACATGATCCTGCTGGCCGATGATCTGGGCGCGGGCCGGTTCGAGCAGGCGCTCGACGCGCTGCGTGGCGACCGGAGTGTCGGCCCGCTGGTCGATGGGCTGTCGCAGGCATGGCTGGAGGTGGCACTTGGCGATCTCGATGCCGCGATGGAGGCGTTTGACGCCAGCACGCGCAGCACCGGGCTCGATGCCTTTGGCGCCTATCACAAAGGGCTGGCACAGGCGGTCGAGGGAAATTTCGAAGCCGCCGACGCCATCCTCTCGGGCGACGAGGGCGCCGCGCCGCCCCTGACCCGGCGCGGGGTCATCGCGCATGTGCAGGTGTTGAGCCAACTGGGCCGCAATGACGAGGCCATCGCTCTCATCGCAGAGAGTTTCGGCCCCGACATGGACCCGGGCATAGGCCAGATGCTGGCCAAGCTGGAGGCGGGCGAGACATTGCCCTTCGATCTTCTGCGGGACGGCGAGGACGGTCTGGCAGAGGTGTTTTATTCGGTGGCGAGCGCGCTCCGAGGTGAGGCGTCTGACAGCTATACCCTGCTGTATTCCCGCGTGGCGGAGCATCTGCGCGCCAATTTCACCGATGCTTATCTGCTGACCGGCGCGTTGCTGGATGCGCAGGACCGGCACGATCTGGCGATCAATGCCTATGCCCGCGTGTCGCCCACCGATCCCTCTTATCATATCGCCGAGATCGGGCGCGCCGAAGCGCTGCGCGCGGGCGGTGATCCTGACGGGGCTATCGCGGTTCTGCGGCAACTGGCGCTGACCCGACCCGACTTGACGTCGGTGCATATCACCTTGGGCGATATGCTGCGGTCCGAGGAACGCTACGCCGATGCGGTGACAAGCTATGACCGCGCCATTGATCTGCTGGACCAGCCCGAACCCGGTCATTGGATCGTGTTCTATGCCCGTGGCATCGCCAATGAGCGCACGGGCCATTGGCCGCAGGCCGAGGCCGATCTGCGCCGCGCGCTGGAGCTGAACCCCGGTCAGCCGCAGGTGCAGAACTACCTTGGCTATTCCTTCCTAGAGAAGGGCGACAACATCGAAGAGGCGATGGAGCTGATCGAGCAGGCTGTCGCCGCGCGGCCGGATGATGGCTACATTACCGATAGCCTTGGTTGGGGTCTTTATCTGCTGGGTGATTACGATCAGGCCATTGGCCTGATGGAGCGCGCGGCGGAGCTGATGCCCGTCGATCCCATCGTCAATGACCATCTGGGCGATGTGCTGTGGGCCGTGGGGCGCAAGACCGAGGCAGAATTCCAGTGGCATCGTGCCCTGTCCTTCGACCCCGAACCCGAGGACGCAACCCGCATCCGGCGCAAGCTGGAGGTCGGTCTGGACGCTGTTCTGGCCGAGGAAGGCGAAGAGCCCCTGAGCACCGCGCAGCGCGCCGACTGA
- a CDS encoding 4-(cytidine 5'-diphospho)-2-C-methyl-D-erythritol kinase: MTATATGFAPAKINLALHVTGRRADGYHLLDSLVVFGRAGDRLDLRAAPELSLGVEGPFADRIPAGAENLVLRAMEVMRRETGAQGQGASVTLTKRLPPGSGIGGGSSDAAAALRGLAQLWDMDLPGPKALLALGADVPVCMDPRPQRMRGVGERLNPVTGLPDLPLLLVNPGVPVATPAVFKALTERDGAPMEPLPDALDLPRFVEWLARQRNDLQPPAMALVPEIGTVLARMEASAGCLLARMSGSGATCFAIYRDTDMRDAAAAEIRAAAPPAWWVAEA, translated from the coding sequence ATGACGGCCACGGCGACCGGCTTTGCTCCGGCAAAGATCAATCTTGCGCTGCATGTCACCGGACGGCGGGCGGACGGGTATCACCTGCTCGACAGTCTGGTGGTGTTCGGCCGCGCCGGGGACCGGCTGGACCTGCGCGCGGCGCCGGAGCTGAGCCTTGGAGTCGAGGGACCGTTCGCGGATCGCATCCCCGCCGGGGCGGAGAACCTTGTGCTGCGCGCGATGGAGGTCATGCGCCGCGAGACGGGCGCGCAGGGGCAGGGGGCCAGCGTGACGCTGACCAAACGGCTGCCGCCCGGCTCCGGCATTGGCGGCGGGTCCAGCGACGCCGCCGCCGCATTGCGCGGGTTGGCCCAGCTTTGGGATATGGACCTGCCCGGGCCGAAGGCGCTGCTGGCGCTGGGGGCCGACGTGCCCGTGTGCATGGACCCCCGCCCCCAGCGGATGCGCGGTGTCGGCGAACGGCTGAACCCTGTGACGGGTCTGCCCGATCTGCCGCTGCTGCTGGTCAATCCCGGCGTGCCAGTCGCGACCCCTGCCGTGTTCAAGGCGCTGACCGAGCGCGACGGCGCGCCGATGGAGCCGCTGCCGGACGCGCTCGATCTGCCAAGGTTCGTGGAGTGGCTCGCCCGTCAGCGCAACGATCTGCAACCGCCCGCGATGGCGTTGGTGCCCGAGATCGGCACTGTGCTGGCCCGGATGGAGGCAAGCGCAGGGTGTCTTCTGGCGCGGATGTCAGGCTCCGGCGCGACCTGCTTTGCGATCTATCGCGATACTGACATGCGCGATGCAGCCGCGGCGGAGATACGCGCCGCCGCGCCGCCTGCGTGGTGGGTGGCCGAGGCGTAG